A genomic window from Anthonomus grandis grandis chromosome 2, icAntGran1.3, whole genome shotgun sequence includes:
- the LOC126750570 gene encoding uncharacterized protein LOC126750570, whose amino-acid sequence MKKFRILKKQLFDTYSGKLVFDETWVNAGHTVSKVWTGTTVTTARNAFIAGQLVFESKQTKDYHEEMNAQVFEEWFENILPSLENGCVIVLDNASYHTRKLDKTPTSATKKGDIQNWLMTLLVHLVNDLYHILFIMNDDKSRTFEINLKPLLDQAVQNVSPQNWKNAVAHIIKEEERMWTLDDLMEIQVEPLIINVGEGDDKTSSDSEKD is encoded by the exons atgaagaaattccgaattttaaagaaacaacTTTTCGACACTTACTCAGGGAAATTGGTTTTCG atgaaacatGGGTGAACGCGGGTCACACGGTTTCCAAAGTATGGACAGGTACAACCGTAACCACCGCTAGAAACGCTTTTATCGCTGGTCAACTAGTTTTTGAATCAAAACAGACAAAAGATTATCACGAGGAGATGAATGCTCAAGTTTTTGAAGAGTGGTTCGAAAATATTTTACCTAGCTTAGAAAATGGCTGTGTTATTGTGTTGGATAACGCATCCTACCATACCCGAAAGCTTGACAAAACCCCCACATCTGCCACAAAGAAAGGGGATATTCAAAACTGGTTAATGACCTTGTTGGTTCACTTGGTTAATGACCTTTATCATATCTTGTTCATAATGAATGATGATAAAAGCAGAACTTTTGAAATTA ATCTTAAACCACTTCTTGATCAAGCAGTGCAAAATGTCAGTccacaaaattggaaaaatgctgtTGCTCACATTATCAAAGAAGAAGAACGCATGTGGACTCTGGATGATTTAATGGAAATTCAGGTGGAACCACTTATTATAAATGTTGGCGAAGGTGACGATAAAACTTCTTCAGATTCTGAGaaagattag